From Anopheles arabiensis isolate DONGOLA chromosome 3, AaraD3, whole genome shotgun sequence, a single genomic window includes:
- the LOC120900671 gene encoding bis(5'-nucleosyl)-tetraphosphatase [asymmetrical]: MAKRAAGFLIFRRLRERIEYLMLQASYGQHHWSPPKGHVDPGEDDYATALRETTEEAGYAESDLNIHRKQSCTLEYKVKGHDKVVVYWLAELRNPAQEAKLSDEHQDMKWLDCDEAIQIAGYEDFAKMVRAFDAKIKANEL, translated from the exons atggcaaaacggGCGGCCGGCTTTCTCATATTTCGCCGACTGCGCGAACGTATCGAGTATCTGATGCTGCAAGCATCGTACGGCCAGCATCACTGGTCACCACCGAAAGGTCACGTCGATCCGGGGGAGGACGATTATGCGACGGCCCTGCGGGAAACGACCGAGGAAGCCGG ATACGCCGAAAGTGACCTAAACATTCACCGGAAGCAATCGTGCACGCTCGAGTACAAAGTGAAGGGGCACGACAAGGTGGTCGTTTACTGGTTGGCGGAGCTGCGCAATCCCGCCCAGGAGGCGAAGCTGTCCGACGAGCACCAGGACATGAAGTGGCTGGACTGTGATGAAGCGATCCAAATTGCGGGCTACGAAGACTTCGCGAAGATGGTACGCGCATTCGATGCTAAGATTAAGGCAAACGAGCTGTGA
- the LOC120900669 gene encoding mediator of RNA polymerase II transcription subunit 30 → MAGQFPGGYQSPSGHRGNYNSPIIQQHLNQMNVPNQMGMMGFNQNNMMNSPQMQGVPGQGNQDMGLNPGMMQQNQQQQQPGQGMQPNPQQVATNQHQPGANQMVGQNPTHQAAQPSPQMGMQQQQQQQQQQQQQQQQQQQQSSNVGPGNPMNNPQSQNQSVPPNQPGAGTAVQQQQKAEFNLLSLCRIGQETVQDIVSRFQEVFGILRSIQPPNGTNQGQLSSNDKKAKVQEQFRTIRLLFKRLRLLYDKCNDNCQQGMEYTHVESLIPLKGELERTEPVHTEEYKKALQENRELVAMVQLKNKQLREIIDKIRLTIWEINTMLSMRRC, encoded by the exons ATGGCTGGCCAGTTCCCGGGAGGATACCAGAGCCCCAGCGGGCACCGGGGCAACTACAACAGTCCCATCATCCAACAGCACCTAAATCAAATGAACGTGCCAAACCAAATGGGCATGATGG GattcaatcaaaacaacaTGATGAACAGCCCACAGATGCAGGGTGTACCGGGGCAGGGCAACCAGGACATGGGGCTCAATCCGGGCATGATGCAGCaaaaccaacagcagcagcaacccggCCAAGGAATGCAACCTAACCCTCAGCAGGTTGCGACAAACCAGCATCAGCCCGGTGCGAATCAAATGGTCGGACAGAATCCAACGCACCAAGCCGCCCAACCATCCCCCCAGATGGGcatgcagcaacaacaacaacagcagcagcaacagcaacaacaacagcagcagcagcaacaacaaagcaGCAATGTCGGACCCGGCAACCCGATGAACAACCCCCAGTCACAGAACCAATCCGTCCCGCCGAATCAGCCCGGCGCAGGGACGgcggtacagcagcagcagaaggccGAATTTAACCTGCTCTCGCTGTGCCGCATCGGGCAGGAAACGGTACAGGACATTGTGAGCCGCTTCCAGGAGGTGTTCGGCATACTGCGCTCCATTCAGCCCCCGAACGGGACGAACCAGGGCCAGCTTTCCAGCAACGACAAGAAGGCGAAGGTGCAGGAACAGTTCCGCACGATCCGGTTGCTGTTCAagcggctgcggctgctgtaCGACAAGTGCAACGACAACTGCCAGCAGGGCATGGAGTACACGCACGTGGAGAGCTTGATACCGCTGAAGGGCGAGCTGGAGCGGACCGAGCCGGTGCACACGGAGGAGTACAAGAAGGCGCTGCAGGAAAACCGCGAGCTGGTCGCGATGGTGCAGCTGAAGAACAAGCAGCTGCGCGAAATTATCGACAAGATACGGCTGACCATATGGGAGATTAACACGATGCTCAGTATGAGACGGTGCTAG
- the LOC120900668 gene encoding cysteine protease ATG4B, producing MLDAYVGYDLSIATEPDDIPKTNDTVWILGKQYNATDDLEAIRQDVQSRLWCTYRRGFVPIGNTQLTTDKGWGCMLRCGQMVLAQALLQLHLGRDWVWEAETRDDIYLNIVNRFEDSKQAPFSLHQIALMGDSSEEKRIGEWFGPNTVAQVLKKLVKFDDWCRLVIHVALDNTVATDEIVELCVDKKEPEAWKPLLLIIPLRLGLSEVNPIYIEGLKKCFQLPGSCGMIGGRPNQALYFIGYVGGEALYLDPHTVQRVGTVGSKQDPAEQELDETFHQRYASRISFTSMDPSLAVCFLCVSRQQFDKLVARFNDSVNGGTSQALFEVTKTRQAPWTPTTASSASSRKNSGPTEAFNVISATEIPNEEFEEVEPRTLDDSDEEFEIIA from the exons ATGCTGGACGCATATGTTGGGTACGATCTGAGCATTGCCACCGAACCGGACGACATCCCGAAAACGAACGACACGGTGTGGATACTGGGCAAGCAATACAATGCCACCGATG ATCTCGAAGCAATAAGACAGGATGTGCAGTCCCGGCTGTGGTGCACCTATCGCCGCGGGTTCGTCCCGATCGGCAACACGCAGCTCACGACGGACAAGGGCTGGGGCTGCATGTTGCGCTGCGGGCAGATGGTGCTGGCCCAGGCCCTGCTACAGCTGCACCTGGGCCGGGACTGGGTGTGGGAGGCGGAAACGCGCGACGACATTTATCTGAACATCGTCAATCGGTTCGAGGACAGCAAGCAGGCCCCGTTCTCGCTGCACCAGATCGCGCTGATGGGCGACTCGTCCGAGGAGAAGCGGATTGGCGAGTGGTTCGGCCCGAACACGGTCGCGCAGGTGTTGAA GAAATTGGTAAAATTCGATGACTGGTGCCGGCTGGTCATTCATGTAGCTTTGGACAATACGGTGGCAACGGACGAAATAG TGGAACTGTGCGTGGATAAGAAAGAACCGGAAGCATGGAAGCCGCTACTGCTCATCATCCCCCTCCGGCTGGGGCTGAGCGAGGTGAACCCGATCTACATCGAGGGACTGAAGAAATGTTTCCAGCTGCCGGGCAGTTGCGGCATGATCGGCGGCCGCCCCAACCAGGCCCTCTACTTCATCGGGTACGTGGGCGGGGAAGCCCTCTACCTGGATCCGCACACGGTTCAGCGGGTGGGCACGGTCGGCAGCAAGCAGGACCCGGCCGAACAGGAGCTGGACGAAACGTTCCACCAGCGGTACGCTAGCCGGATCAGCTTCACCTCGATGGATCCGTCGCTGGCGGTGTGCTTTCTGTGCGTCAGCCGGCAGCAGTTCGACAAGCTGGTGGCACGGTTTAACGACAGCGTGAACGGCGGCACGAGCCAGGCGCTGTTCGAGGTTACCAAGACGCGCCAGGCACCGTGGACACCGACCACGGCTTCGTCCGCCTCGTCGCGGAAAAACAGTGGACCAACCGAGGCCTTCAATGTGATATCGGCGACGGAGATTCCGAACGAAG AATTTGAAGAGGTAGAACCACGCACGTTGGATGATTCGGATGAGGAGTTTGAAATTATAGCCTAG